Proteins from one Bos taurus isolate L1 Dominette 01449 registration number 42190680 breed Hereford chromosome 7, ARS-UCD2.0, whole genome shotgun sequence genomic window:
- the RACK1 gene encoding small ribosomal subunit protein RACK1, which translates to MTEQMTLRGTLKGHNGWVTQIATTPQFPDMILSASRDKTIIMWKLTRDETNYGIPQRALRGHSHFVSDVVISSDGQFALSGSWDGTLRLWDLTTGTTTRRFVGHTKDVLSVAFSSDNRQIVSGSRDKTIKLWNTLGVCKYTVQDESHSEWVSCVRFSPNSSNPIIVSCGWDKLVKVWNLANCKLKTNHIGHTGYLNTVTVSPDGSLCASGGKDGQAMLWDLNEGKHLYTLDGGDIINALCFSPNRYWLCAATGPSIKIWDLEGKIIVDELKQEVISTSSKAEPPQCTSLAWSADGQTLFAGYTDNLVRVWQVTIGTR; encoded by the exons ATGACTGAACAGATGACCCTTCGTGGCACCCTCAAGGGCCACAACGGCTGGGTGACCCAGATCGCTACCACTCCCCAGTTCCCGGACATGATATTGTCCGCCTCTCGAG ATAAGACCATCATTATGTGGAAGCTGACCAGAGATGAGACCAACTATGGTATCCCACAGCGTGCTCTTCGGGGTCACTCCCACTTTGTTAGTGATGTGGTCATTTCCTCAGATGGCCAATTTGCCCTCTCAGGCTCCTGGGATGGAACCCTTCGCCTTTGGGATCTCACAAC GGGCACCACCACTCGCCGATTTGTAGGCCATACCAAAGATGTGCTGAGTGTGGCCTTCTCTTCTGACAACCGGCAAATTGTCTCTGGCTCCCGAGACAAAACCATCAAACTATGGAATACTCTGGGTGTATGCAAGTATACTGTCCAG GATGAAAGCCATTCAGAGTGGGTGTCTTGTGTCCGCTTCTCGCCCAACAGCAGCAATCCCATTATTGTTTCCTGTGGCTGGGACAAGCTGGTCAAG GTATGGAACTTGGCAAATTGTAAGCTGAAGACCAATCACATCGGCCACACAGGCTACCTGAACACTGTGACCGTCTCTCCAGATGGATCCCTCTGTGCTTCTGGAGGCAAG GATGGGCAGGCTATGTTGTGGGACCTCAATGAAGGCAAGCACCTTTACACACTAGATGGTGGGGACATCATCAACGCCCTGTGCTTCAGTCCTAACCGCTACTGGCTCTGTGCTGCCACGGGTCCTAGCATCAAGATCTGG GACTTGGAGGGCAAGATCATTGTAGATGAACTGAAGCAAGAAGTTATCAGTACCAGCAGTAAGGCAGAGCCTCCCCAGTGTACCTCTCTGGCCTGGTCTGCTGATGGCCAG ACACTGTTTGCTGGCTACACGGACAACCTGGTGCGAGTGTGGCAGGTAACCATCGGCACCCGCTAG
- the TRIM52 gene encoding E3 ubiquitin-protein ligase TRIM52, translating into MAGSATTPNPLQTLQEEAVCAICLDYFKDPVSIGCGHNFCRGCVTQLWGKEDNEQDREEEEDEWEEDEDDEEAVGAIGGWGNSIREVLYQGNADEELFQDQEDDEPWVGDGGIRDSMDYVWDQEEDTNYYLGGLRHDLRINVYLQEEEILEEYDEDDEELYPDTHLAPPPAPPRQFTCPQCRKSFKRRSFRPNLQLANMVQIIRQMCPTPNRESRVNDQDICSKHQEALKLYCEVDKEAICVICRESRSHKQHSVVPLDEAVHEYKEKKMEKLVKPCIPSAAITLRGN; encoded by the exons ATGGCTGGCAGTGCCACTACTCCTAATCCCTTGCAGACACTTCAGGAGGAAGCCGTGTGTGCCATCTGCCTGGATTACTTCAAGGATCCCGTGTCCATCGGCTGTGGTCATAACTTTTGCCGTGGGTGTGTGACCCAGCTGTGGGGCAAGGAAGATAATGAGCAAgacagggaggaagaggaagatgaaTGGGAGGAGGACGAGGACGACGAGGAGGCAGTAGGGGCCATCGGTGGATGGGGCAACTCCATTCGGGAGGTTTTATACCAGGGGAATGCTGACGAGGAGTTGTTCCAGGACCAAGAGGATGATGAACCCTGGGTCGGTGACGGTGGCATAAGGGACAGCATGGATTATGTGTGGGACCAGGAGGAAGATACGAACTACTACCTGGGAGGCTTGAGACATGACCTGAGAATTAACGTCTACCTGCAAGAGGAGGAGATTTTGGAAGAATACGATGAGGACGACGAAGAGCTGTACCCTGACACTCACCTGGCCCCGCCTCCAGCCCCTCCACGGCAGTTCACCTGCCCCCAATGCCGAAAGAGCTTTAAGCGTCGCAGCTTTCGTCCCAACTTGCAACTGGCGAACATGGTCCAGATAATTCGCCAGATGTGTCCCACTCCTAATCGAGAGAGCCGGGTGAATGATCAGGACATCTGCTCCAAACACCAGGAAGCTCTGAAACTTTACTGTGAGGTGGACAAAGAGGCCATCTGTGTGATATGTCGAGAATCCAGGAGCCACAAACAGCATAGTGTGGTGCCATTAGACGAAGCGGTGCACGAGTACAAG gagaaaaaaatggagaaactaGTGAAACCTTGCATTCCAAGTGCTGCCATAACTTTGAGAGGAAATTGA